From Thermoanaerobacterales bacterium, the proteins below share one genomic window:
- the nuoB gene encoding NADH-quinone oxidoreductase subunit NuoB, translating into NGCDIEILACLTPLYDVERFGILNIGNPKHADILVVTGPVNKRNHRVLENLYNQTPDPKMVLAVGACAATGGIFHNCYNVLGGIDKVIPVDVYVPGCPPRPEAIIDGVVLALEKLKKSRKQVG; encoded by the coding sequence GCAACGGGTGCGACATTGAGATTCTGGCCTGCCTTACGCCGCTTTACGATGTCGAGCGTTTCGGTATTCTGAATATCGGTAACCCGAAACACGCCGATATCCTGGTCGTTACCGGGCCGGTAAACAAGCGTAACCACCGTGTACTGGAGAACCTTTACAACCAGACGCCCGACCCGAAGATGGTCCTGGCCGTGGGAGCCTGCGCCGCCACGGGTGGCATTTTCCATAACTGCTACAACGTGCTGGGGGGCATTGACAAGGTCATTCCCGTTGACGTATATGTCCCCGGCTGCCCACCGCGCCCGGAGGCGATTATCGACGGGGTGGTGCTGGCGCTGGAGAAGCTGAAAAAGAGCCGCAAACAAGTGGGGTGA